From Sulfurimonas sp., the proteins below share one genomic window:
- a CDS encoding helix-hairpin-helix domain-containing protein, with protein MKLFLLLMVGAALCFGAVDINKADKNELMSVSGIGEVKADAILDYRKKHSCFKNVEELKEVKGFGEGFLEKNKKNIKTSDCKKK; from the coding sequence GTGAAGTTATTCTTATTATTGATGGTTGGGGCTGCTCTTTGTTTTGGGGCAGTAGACATTAACAAAGCCGATAAAAATGAGCTTATGAGTGTTAGCGGTATCGGTGAAGTAAAAGCGGATGCAATTTTAGATTATAGAAAAAAGCATAGCTGCTTTAAAAATGTTGAAGAGTTAAAAGAGGTAAAAGGCTTCGGTGAGGGCTTTTTAGAAAAAAACAAAAAAAATATTAAAACTAGCGATTGCAAGAAAAAGTAG